One stretch of Tepiditoga spiralis DNA includes these proteins:
- a CDS encoding SMC-Scp complex subunit ScpB, whose product MKQQMIEALIYSRQNGISIEEIMKILSLNETEVIDLIHEIQYHYTKTEHGVELIRNNNKYRFEIKSEIKALITPKPKRIDLTGSQFEILAILYLNGPSRSGEIERSRGKNSYFQLNRLMDYGLIKRIRKDERKIYYYTLTEKFYNWIPEDTLKKLEELKNVQITKNFTNDGDSSEKSSTDNL is encoded by the coding sequence TTGAAACAACAAATGATTGAAGCTTTAATTTATTCAAGACAAAATGGTATTTCTATAGAAGAAATTATGAAAATTCTTTCTTTAAATGAAACTGAAGTAATAGATTTAATTCATGAAATACAATATCATTATACAAAAACAGAACATGGAGTTGAATTAATAAGAAATAATAATAAATATAGATTTGAAATAAAATCAGAAATAAAAGCTTTAATAACACCAAAACCTAAAAGGATTGATTTAACAGGATCTCAATTTGAAATACTTGCAATTTTGTATTTAAATGGTCCTTCAAGAAGTGGTGAAATAGAAAGATCGAGAGGTAAAAATAGCTATTTTCAATTAAATCGTTTAATGGATTATGGGTTAATAAAGAGAATAAGAAAAGATGAAAGAAAGATATATTATTATACATTAACAGAAAAATTTTATAATTGGATACCAGAAGATACTTTAAAAAAATTGGAGGAATTAAAAAATGTACAAATTACAAAAAATTTTACAAATGATGGGGATTCCTCGGAGAAAAGCAGCACAGATAACCTTTGA
- a CDS encoding ATP-binding protein — translation MKKLPIGVQDFKELITNYIYIDKTKYLYELITSGKFYFLSRPRRFGKSLTVSTLYYLFKGEKELFKGTYIYDKWEFKEYPVIKIDMSDNTLTTYEEFIESLKDKINKIYKEEGITPTTKDLPTMFGNIIEDLNKKNKERTVILIDEYESPILEHLNNKEEAEKIRRFLREFYKKIKSKDEYIKFVFMTGITKFTKTGVFSALNNLNDISLDKTYAQMLGYTQEELESNFKEHIKETAVEMKMEEKELLKNLKMYYNGFSFDGESSVYNPFSILKFFKKREFENYWFESGSPSFLYEYIKGKKIRYEDLVKYPVSELDFSTREIEEANASIFFTQAGYLTFKGIKRLGLRKKYILDYPNIEVKNSFSKIILEANYGIRETEQIETTIYERIYEKDIEGIIKEIKRIISAIPYNLHKKEESYYHSLIYTILASAGLNVTAEELTNLGRSDIVIEEDVIYIMEIKIDKSAEKALNQIKEMKYYEKYKGKEIYIIGININSEKRNIDEYKIEKI, via the coding sequence GTGAAGAAGTTGCCAATAGGAGTACAAGACTTTAAAGAGTTAATAACAAATTATATATACATAGATAAAACAAAATATTTATATGAATTAATAACAAGTGGAAAATTTTATTTTTTATCACGCCCAAGAAGATTTGGAAAGAGTTTAACGGTATCAACACTGTACTATCTATTTAAAGGAGAAAAAGAATTATTTAAGGGTACATACATATACGACAAATGGGAGTTCAAAGAATATCCAGTGATAAAAATAGATATGTCAGATAATACATTAACCACATATGAAGAATTTATAGAATCATTAAAAGATAAAATAAATAAAATATATAAAGAAGAAGGAATAACACCAACAACAAAAGATTTACCAACGATGTTTGGAAATATAATAGAAGATTTAAATAAAAAAAATAAAGAAAGAACAGTAATACTAATAGATGAATATGAATCACCAATATTAGAACATCTAAACAATAAAGAAGAAGCAGAAAAAATAAGAAGATTTTTAAGAGAGTTCTATAAAAAAATAAAATCAAAAGACGAATACATAAAGTTTGTATTCATGACAGGAATAACAAAGTTCACAAAAACAGGAGTATTTTCAGCATTGAACAACTTAAATGATATATCATTAGATAAAACATACGCACAGATGTTGGGATACACACAAGAAGAGTTGGAAAGTAACTTTAAAGAGCACATAAAAGAAACAGCAGTTGAGATGAAGATGGAAGAAAAAGAGTTATTAAAAAACTTAAAAATGTACTACAATGGATTTTCATTTGATGGAGAAAGTTCTGTATACAATCCATTTTCAATATTAAAATTTTTTAAAAAAAGAGAATTTGAAAACTATTGGTTTGAAAGTGGATCACCATCATTTTTATATGAATACATAAAAGGGAAGAAGATAAGATACGAAGACTTAGTGAAGTATCCGGTGAGCGAACTCGATTTTTCAACCCGAGAAATAGAAGAAGCAAATGCAAGTATATTCTTTACCCAAGCAGGATACTTGACCTTTAAAGGAATAAAAAGATTAGGATTGAGAAAAAAGTACATATTAGACTATCCAAATATAGAAGTAAAAAACAGCTTTTCAAAGATAATATTAGAAGCAAACTATGGAATAAGAGAAACAGAACAAATAGAAACCACAATATATGAAAGAATATATGAAAAAGACATAGAAGGAATAATAAAAGAAATAAAAAGAATAATAAGTGCAATACCATACAACTTGCATAAAAAAGAAGAAAGTTACTATCATTCATTGATATATACAATATTAGCATCAGCAGGACTGAACGTAACAGCAGAAGAATTAACGAACTTAGGAAGAAGCGATATAGTAATAGAGGAAGACGTCATATACATAATGGAAATAAAGATAGACAAGAGTGCAGAAAAAGCTTTGAATCAAATAAAAGAAATGAAGTACTATGAAAAATACAAAGGGAAAGAAATTTATATAATAGGAATAAACATAAACTCAGAAAAAAGGAACATAGACGAATACAAAATAGAAAAGATATAA
- a CDS encoding alpha/beta hydrolase produces the protein MFFDNIPKETSINKISQPSFFEGGEEAVLLIHGYTGTPHDMRYLGHMLHKAGFTVSIPRLPGHGTNSIDFQNSNWKDWLRKVTDEYIDLKYKYKEVYISGLSMGGVLTLILASKFKPKKIALAAPAIEAKNKKIKITPFLKYFIKKLIENIKKFMKMKI, from the coding sequence ATGTTTTTTGATAACATCCCAAAAGAAACTTCCATAAATAAAATTTCACAACCATCTTTTTTTGAAGGTGGTGAAGAAGCAGTTCTTTTAATACATGGATATACGGGAACTCCACATGATATGAGATATTTAGGTCATATGTTACACAAAGCTGGTTTTACAGTTTCAATACCACGTCTACCTGGTCATGGAACTAATTCTATTGATTTTCAAAATTCAAATTGGAAAGACTGGTTAAGAAAGGTAACAGATGAATATATAGATTTGAAGTATAAATATAAAGAAGTTTATATTTCTGGACTATCTATGGGTGGAGTTTTAACTTTGATATTAGCTTCAAAATTTAAACCTAAAAAAATAGCATTGGCTGCACCAGCCATTGAAGCAAAAAATAAAAAAATAAAAATAACTCCTTTTTTAAAATATTTTATAAAAAAATTGATAGAAAATATAAAGAAGTTCATGAAGATGAAAATTTAA
- a CDS encoding glucose-1-phosphate thymidylyltransferase, which yields MKAIVLCAGKGTRLRPLTFTNAKPLIPIANKPTIMYSLEKIREAGITEIGIIVNPDNKKDFVKVLGDGKDYGLDIKYIIQEEAKGLAHAVAISEEFIDGDDFLMYLGDNLINTDLAKFTTEFKEGNFDSFILLTPVEDPSRFGIAIMEGNNVIDVVEKPQNPPSNLAIVGVYVFKPIVFEAIKNIKPSWRNELEITDAIAWLIKNKGNTGAQVIYGWWKDTGKPEDLIEANRSILEKMKSKDIQGNIYENSVVQGNVKIGKGSKIIDSIVRGPVIIGENVTLSNAYVGPYTSIGNGVTVEDSEIENSIILDNATISSFKSRLDSSIIGSNAEIVSIEKNPKTIKLVIGDFGKIEIPR from the coding sequence ATGAAAGCTATAGTTTTATGTGCTGGTAAAGGTACAAGATTGAGACCATTAACCTTTACAAATGCAAAACCACTTATTCCTATTGCAAATAAGCCTACCATTATGTATAGTTTAGAAAAAATTAGAGAAGCTGGAATAACTGAAATAGGAATAATTGTAAATCCGGATAATAAAAAAGATTTTGTAAAAGTTTTAGGTGATGGAAAAGATTATGGATTAGATATAAAGTACATAATTCAAGAAGAAGCAAAGGGATTAGCTCATGCTGTCGCAATAAGCGAAGAATTTATAGATGGTGATGATTTTTTAATGTATTTAGGAGATAATCTTATAAATACAGATTTAGCAAAATTTACAACAGAATTTAAAGAAGGTAATTTTGACTCTTTTATACTTTTAACTCCAGTGGAAGATCCATCAAGATTTGGAATAGCAATAATGGAGGGGAATAATGTAATTGATGTTGTTGAAAAACCTCAAAATCCACCATCAAACTTGGCTATAGTTGGAGTATATGTGTTCAAACCTATTGTTTTTGAAGCAATAAAAAATATAAAACCATCATGGAGAAATGAATTGGAAATAACTGATGCTATAGCTTGGTTAATAAAGAATAAAGGAAATACTGGAGCTCAAGTAATATATGGATGGTGGAAAGATACTGGAAAACCAGAGGATTTAATAGAAGCAAATAGATCAATTCTTGAAAAAATGAAATCTAAAGATATTCAAGGAAATATTTATGAAAATTCAGTTGTTCAAGGAAATGTAAAGATAGGGAAAGGATCAAAGATAATAGATTCAATAGTAAGAGGACCAGTAATAATTGGTGAAAACGTAACATTAAGCAATGCTTATGTAGGACCATATACTTCAATAGGGAATGGAGTTACTGTTGAAGATTCAGAAATAGAAAATTCAATAATTTTAGATAATGCGACTATTTCTTCATTTAAATCAAGATTAGATTCTTCTATAATAGGTTCAAATGCAGAAATTGTATCTATAGAAAAAAATCCAAAAACAATAAAATTAGTTATAGGAGATTTTGGAAAAATAGAAATACCTAGATAA
- a CDS encoding competence/damage-inducible protein A, producing the protein MKAEIISVGTELLLGDIVNTNAQFISQKLSELGFDVYYQTTVGDNEERLKKAIKNAFERADLIITTGGLGPTKDDLTKETIAKYFNKKLILHNESFDKLKFFFKDKKMTENNKKQCYFPEGATIIQNKNGTAPGCIIEKNDKIAILLPGPPKEMKPMFLNTVFPYLKKQTNEILFSKILRVIGVGESEAETLIKSLIENQNNPTIAPYAKDGEMFFRITAKAKNKMEALELINPISKKIKDILKNNVYAEGNTPIEEVVAKLLIEKNLKISVAESCTGGMVSSKLINYPGISSVFLEGIVTYSNESKINRLNVSKKTLETYGAISKQVAKEMVEGIVKNSNSNIGLSTTGIAGPSGGTKEKPVGLVYIGIYINGKTIIKKLNLHGNREKIRSRTTKIILDQLRRELIKTKVHS; encoded by the coding sequence ATGAAGGCAGAAATAATAAGTGTTGGAACAGAATTATTACTAGGTGACATAGTAAATACAAATGCACAATTTATATCTCAAAAACTCTCAGAATTGGGGTTTGATGTATACTATCAAACAACAGTTGGAGATAATGAAGAAAGATTGAAGAAAGCTATTAAAAATGCTTTTGAAAGAGCTGATTTAATTATTACAACGGGAGGTCTTGGACCAACAAAGGATGATTTAACCAAAGAAACAATTGCAAAATATTTTAATAAAAAATTAATTTTACACAATGAATCTTTTGATAAATTAAAATTCTTTTTTAAAGATAAAAAAATGACTGAAAATAATAAAAAACAATGCTATTTTCCAGAAGGTGCTACAATAATTCAAAATAAAAATGGAACTGCTCCAGGATGTATTATTGAAAAAAACGATAAAATTGCTATTCTTTTACCAGGGCCACCAAAAGAAATGAAACCAATGTTTTTAAATACTGTATTTCCATATTTAAAAAAACAAACAAATGAAATTTTATTTTCAAAGATACTTAGAGTCATTGGAGTTGGAGAAAGTGAAGCTGAAACATTAATAAAATCATTAATAGAAAATCAAAACAATCCAACAATAGCTCCTTATGCTAAAGATGGAGAAATGTTTTTTAGAATAACAGCAAAAGCAAAAAATAAAATGGAAGCATTAGAATTAATAAATCCAATATCAAAAAAAATTAAGGATATTTTAAAAAATAATGTTTATGCAGAAGGGAATACTCCTATTGAAGAAGTAGTTGCAAAATTATTGATAGAAAAAAATTTAAAGATATCAGTTGCAGAATCTTGTACTGGTGGTATGGTGAGTTCTAAATTAATAAACTATCCAGGAATATCTTCTGTTTTTTTGGAAGGAATAGTAACTTATAGTAATGAATCAAAAATAAATAGATTGAATGTTTCTAAAAAAACATTAGAAACATATGGTGCAATTAGTAAACAGGTAGCAAAAGAAATGGTAGAAGGAATTGTAAAAAATTCAAATAGCAATATTGGATTATCAACTACAGGAATTGCAGGCCCTAGTGGAGGAACAAAAGAAAAACCAGTTGGATTAGTATACATAGGAATCTATATTAATGGAAAAACAATAATTAAAAAATTAAATTTACATGGAAATAGAGAAAAAATTAGAAGTAGGACGACTAAAATAATTTTAGATCAACTAAGAAGAGAATTAATAAAAACTAAAGTTCATTCATAA
- a CDS encoding iron-containing alcohol dehydrogenase family protein: protein MFSFFNPTRIFFGNDVIKDNFNYIDELGNKALIVTGKNSAKVSGALEDILSALKKLNKEWVIFDEIKENPTYDLIEKGKKVGLNENVDFVIGIGGGSPMDASKAISILIANDFLSVEELYNGDYDVALPIVEVPTTSGTGSEVTQYSVLTSMEGKKAGFSSEVNFPDVCFIDPKYTLKLSKALTLTTAIDALSHAVEGSISTKATDISDLMAKESIKLIKENLMNSLDNLDNIKYRENLSKASMLAGMVIAQTGTTLPHSLGYSVTVKYGVRHGIATAIFLPNVLKKIEKENPKKLNVLKNVFESLENFENFLNEVGIFNNLPKLKEEDIISFSNTVIKSSHVKVTPATFTVEDIKKLYLEVFE, encoded by the coding sequence ATGTTTTCATTTTTTAATCCAACAAGAATATTTTTTGGTAATGATGTAATAAAAGATAATTTTAATTATATTGATGAACTTGGTAATAAAGCTTTAATTGTAACTGGTAAAAATTCTGCAAAAGTTAGTGGAGCTCTTGAAGATATTTTAAGTGCTTTAAAAAAATTAAATAAAGAATGGGTTATTTTTGACGAAATTAAAGAAAATCCGACTTATGATTTAATTGAAAAAGGTAAAAAAGTGGGATTAAATGAAAATGTTGATTTTGTAATAGGAATTGGCGGTGGAAGTCCAATGGATGCATCTAAAGCAATATCTATATTAATAGCAAATGATTTTTTATCTGTAGAAGAATTATACAATGGAGATTATGATGTTGCTTTACCAATTGTTGAAGTTCCAACTACTTCTGGAACAGGAAGTGAGGTTACTCAATATTCCGTTTTAACTTCTATGGAAGGTAAAAAAGCTGGTTTTAGTAGCGAAGTTAATTTTCCAGATGTTTGTTTTATTGATCCAAAATATACGTTGAAACTTTCAAAAGCATTAACTTTAACTACAGCAATAGATGCTTTATCCCATGCTGTTGAAGGTAGTATTTCAACAAAAGCAACTGATATATCTGATTTAATGGCAAAAGAATCAATTAAATTAATAAAAGAGAATTTAATGAATAGTTTGGATAATTTAGATAATATTAAATATAGAGAAAATTTATCAAAGGCTTCTATGCTTGCTGGTATGGTAATAGCTCAAACAGGAACAACTTTACCACACTCACTTGGATATTCTGTTACTGTTAAGTATGGCGTTAGACATGGTATTGCTACAGCTATATTTTTACCAAATGTTTTAAAGAAAATAGAAAAAGAAAATCCAAAAAAATTAAATGTATTAAAAAATGTATTTGAAAGTTTAGAAAACTTTGAAAACTTTTTAAATGAAGTTGGTATTTTTAATAACTTACCAAAATTAAAAGAAGAAGATATTATTAGTTTTTCTAATACAGTTATTAAATCTTCTCATGTAAAGGTTACACCAGCTACATTTACAGTAGAAGATATTAAAAAGTTATATTTGGAGGTTTTTGAATGA
- a CDS encoding NCS2 family permease: protein MDKFFKISESGSTVKNEIFGGIATFLTMAYIIFVNPSILSSAIKVDGAYGALMVATILGGAVATLTMGLLANYPFALAPGMGLNAYFTYTVVMKMGVDWRVALGAVFIEGLIFILITLVGVRTYIANAIPHSIKIATSAGIGLFITFIGLKNAGIVVSDPATYLALGKITTPEALTTIIGLLIIAALYALRVPGSILIGILLATIFGAFVGITKFNGVFGPIPNIAPTFFKLKLTGASLIDPSFWVIVLTFFFVDFFDTTGTLMGLANSAGMTDKEGNLPRATKAYMADATGTSIGALFGTSTVTTYIESGAGIAQGARTGLASVVTAGLMLLMLFMSPLASSIPAAATAPALIFVGSLMIKNLKIIDWDDTTEGLPAFITLVMMPLTYSIATGITLGMIVYPIVKLFSGKAKDVHWLTWVLGFLFILYLIYLR, encoded by the coding sequence GTGGATAAATTTTTTAAGATCTCTGAATCCGGAAGTACAGTTAAAAATGAAATATTTGGTGGTATAGCAACATTTTTAACAATGGCTTATATTATTTTTGTAAATCCATCAATATTATCAAGTGCTATAAAAGTTGATGGAGCATATGGAGCATTAATGGTTGCAACTATATTGGGTGGAGCTGTTGCAACATTAACAATGGGGTTATTGGCTAATTATCCATTTGCATTAGCACCAGGAATGGGATTAAATGCTTATTTTACATATACTGTAGTTATGAAAATGGGAGTAGATTGGAGAGTTGCTTTAGGAGCTGTTTTTATAGAAGGATTAATTTTTATTTTAATAACCTTAGTTGGAGTAAGAACATATATAGCTAATGCAATTCCTCATTCAATAAAAATTGCAACAAGTGCTGGGATAGGATTATTTATAACTTTTATTGGTTTGAAAAATGCTGGAATAGTTGTTTCTGATCCAGCAACATATTTAGCACTTGGAAAAATAACGACACCAGAAGCATTGACTACAATTATAGGTCTTTTAATAATAGCAGCATTGTATGCATTGAGAGTACCTGGTTCAATATTAATAGGTATTCTATTGGCTACAATTTTTGGAGCTTTTGTTGGAATTACAAAATTTAATGGTGTTTTTGGACCAATTCCAAATATTGCACCTACATTTTTTAAATTAAAATTAACAGGAGCATCTCTTATAGATCCAAGTTTTTGGGTAATAGTATTGACTTTTTTCTTTGTTGATTTTTTTGATACAACAGGAACTCTTATGGGGCTTGCTAATTCAGCAGGAATGACAGATAAAGAAGGAAATTTACCTCGTGCAACCAAAGCTTATATGGCTGATGCAACTGGTACTTCAATAGGAGCTTTATTTGGTACGTCAACAGTTACGACTTATATAGAAAGTGGTGCAGGTATTGCACAAGGAGCAAGAACTGGTCTTGCATCTGTAGTAACAGCTGGATTAATGTTATTAATGCTTTTTATGTCACCTCTTGCATCATCTATTCCAGCGGCTGCAACTGCTCCTGCATTAATATTTGTAGGGTCATTAATGATAAAAAATTTAAAAATAATAGATTGGGATGATACGACAGAAGGATTACCTGCTTTTATAACATTAGTAATGATGCCTTTGACTTATTCTATTGCTACTGGTATTACTCTTGGAATGATTGTATATCCAATAGTAAAATTATTTAGCGGTAAAGCAAAAGATGTTCATTGGCTAACATGGGTACTTGGATTCTTATTCATTCTTTACTTGATATATCTAAGATAA
- a CDS encoding substrate-binding periplasmic protein — MKKIFLGFLLCSLILFNGMIFSVTASNLKIMTENFAPLNYEKDGKLQGIAVDLIGLMLKEMNSKLTVKDIQVLPWARGYKIALNEKNTCLFSTTRTKARENLFKWVGPIYQIKEGILAKKERNIKIKELKDILKYKTGTIIEDVGEQLLTENGIPLKSLERVGGTGAVDNSLKKLAAGRIDLFTYDELGSKWEMKILNIKPNDYEMVYILSTADLYYAFNKNTPDSIIKEFQNALDKLKKDGSYQKIVDKYLK, encoded by the coding sequence ATGAAAAAAATTTTTTTGGGATTTTTGTTGTGTTCTTTAATTTTGTTTAATGGTATGATATTTTCTGTAACCGCAAGCAATTTAAAAATAATGACAGAAAATTTTGCTCCATTAAACTATGAAAAAGATGGGAAATTACAAGGTATAGCAGTTGATTTAATTGGATTGATGTTAAAAGAAATGAACTCAAAATTAACCGTTAAAGATATACAAGTACTTCCATGGGCAAGAGGTTATAAAATTGCTTTAAATGAAAAAAATACCTGTTTATTCTCAACAACAAGAACAAAAGCAAGAGAAAATTTATTTAAATGGGTTGGCCCTATTTATCAAATAAAAGAAGGTATACTTGCAAAAAAAGAAAGAAATATTAAAATAAAAGAACTCAAAGATATATTAAAATATAAAACTGGTACAATTATAGAAGATGTTGGAGAACAATTACTTACAGAAAATGGAATTCCTCTCAAGAGCTTAGAACGTGTTGGTGGAACAGGAGCAGTTGATAATTCTTTAAAAAAATTAGCTGCTGGAAGAATTGATTTATTTACGTATGATGAACTTGGTTCTAAATGGGAAATGAAAATATTGAATATAAAACCTAATGATTATGAAATGGTTTATATTTTATCCACTGCAGATTTATACTATGCATTCAATAAAAATACACCTGACTCTATTATAAAAGAGTTTCAAAATGCTTTAGATAAGTTGAAAAAAGATGGTAGTTATCAAAAAATAGTAGATAAATATTTAAAATAA
- a CDS encoding ferritin codes for MNKEFYSAYLYLAMASYFEEQNLPGFANWMRIQFQEEAHAFKFFDYLVERGGHVELEKIEKPKTTWENPIDAFNDVYAHEQFISKSINEIFKVAREENDYPTETFIHWFIMEQVEEEKNAKEILDRLSMIKDNIQPLFMLDSELAKRVFTPLV; via the coding sequence ATAAATAAAGAATTTTATTCAGCTTATTTGTACTTAGCTATGGCATCTTACTTTGAAGAACAAAACTTACCAGGTTTTGCAAATTGGATGAGAATACAGTTTCAAGAAGAAGCACACGCATTTAAATTTTTTGATTATTTGGTTGAAAGAGGTGGACATGTAGAGTTAGAAAAAATTGAAAAGCCAAAAACAACTTGGGAAAATCCTATTGATGCTTTTAATGATGTTTATGCTCATGAACAATTTATATCTAAATCAATAAATGAAATTTTTAAAGTTGCAAGAGAAGAAAATGATTATCCAACAGAAACTTTTATTCATTGGTTCATAATGGAACAAGTTGAAGAAGAAAAGAATGCTAAAGAAATATTGGATAGACTATCTATGATTAAAGACAATATTCAACCTCTTTTTATGCTTGATTCAGAACTTGCAAAAAGAGTATTTACACCACTAGTATAA
- a CDS encoding segregation/condensation protein A has product MLELDINIDIYSGSFQKLVELIKEKKISVRNIPVSKIADLFNEYIQKNKKNLKNVGEFMRLASYLTFLKSKELLPRSSKDNELRKHKDFLYNVIEDYELLKKTSNIIKNDFGTPRTKYIKIKNINTPNKENFSKQLELFFSEYISIQEKLEIIREVYTVEKAMEKLSTFDKISIYNLYEISEYNKLKFIVYFLGALTLVRNNIYKFESDTFIKAGEKIETTND; this is encoded by the coding sequence GTGTTAGAATTAGATATTAATATTGATATTTATTCTGGTTCATTTCAAAAATTAGTTGAATTAATAAAAGAAAAAAAAATATCAGTAAGAAATATACCTGTTTCAAAAATTGCTGATTTATTTAATGAATATATTCAGAAAAATAAAAAAAACTTAAAAAATGTAGGCGAGTTTATGCGACTCGCTTCTTATCTGACATTTTTAAAGTCTAAAGAATTATTACCGCGTTCTTCAAAAGATAACGAATTGAGAAAACATAAAGATTTTTTATATAATGTTATAGAAGATTATGAACTTTTGAAAAAAACTTCAAATATAATAAAAAATGATTTTGGAACACCAAGAACCAAATATATAAAAATAAAAAATATAAATACTCCAAATAAAGAAAATTTTTCTAAACAATTAGAGTTGTTTTTTTCAGAGTATATTTCTATACAAGAAAAATTAGAAATAATAAGAGAAGTTTATACAGTTGAAAAAGCTATGGAAAAACTATCAACTTTTGATAAAATTTCTATTTATAATTTATATGAAATATCAGAATATAATAAATTAAAATTTATAGTTTATTTTCTTGGAGCATTAACTTTAGTTAGGAATAATATATATAAATTTGAGTCTGATACATTTATAAAAGCTGGTGAGAAAATTGAAACAACAAATGATTGA
- a CDS encoding ATP-binding protein: protein MYHKKLKVLSTLEFIQTNQNVILSGNPGTGKTHISNMTWYESI, encoded by the coding sequence ATTTACCATAAAAAATTAAAAGTATTATCTACATTAGAATTTATACAAACAAATCAGAATGTAATATTATCTGGTAATCCTGGAACAGGGAAAACTCATATAAGCAATATGACTTGGTATGAAAGCATTTAA
- a CDS encoding pseudouridine synthase, whose amino-acid sequence MYKLQKILQMMGIPRRKAAQITFDELVKVNGEVIKEPWFNVEDSDEIEYLNKKNLVSDIIKKSSKKSYYLFHKPVGVLTTMKDSYGRKTIRDILDENNITETLFHVGRLDLNTSGIIMLTNDGELANKLMHPSHEITKTYKALIKGNITREEIKQLESGIIIDDYKTRPAKIEKVIRKGSNHEITLTISEGKKRQIRRMFEALGHKVIKLKRTKFGPWSVSLVPYPGNILKLNESEINKIKGSD is encoded by the coding sequence ATGTACAAATTACAAAAAATTTTACAAATGATGGGGATTCCTCGGAGAAAAGCAGCACAGATAACCTTTGATGAATTAGTAAAAGTAAATGGTGAAGTTATAAAAGAACCTTGGTTTAATGTTGAAGATTCTGATGAAATTGAATATTTAAATAAAAAAAATTTAGTATCTGATATTATAAAAAAATCTTCTAAAAAAAGTTATTATTTATTTCATAAACCCGTTGGAGTATTAACAACAATGAAGGATTCTTATGGAAGAAAAACAATTAGAGATATTTTAGATGAAAATAATATTACAGAAACCTTATTTCATGTTGGAAGGCTTGATTTGAATACATCTGGTATAATAATGCTAACTAATGATGGAGAACTTGCAAATAAATTAATGCATCCAAGCCATGAAATAACTAAAACATATAAAGCATTGATAAAAGGAAATATAACAAGAGAAGAAATAAAACAATTAGAAAGTGGTATTATAATTGATGATTATAAAACAAGACCTGCAAAGATTGAAAAGGTAATAAGAAAAGGTTCTAATCATGAAATAACTTTAACAATAAGTGAAGGAAAGAAGAGACAAATTAGAAGAATGTTTGAAGCATTAGGTCATAAAGTTATAAAACTTAAAAGAACAAAATTTGGTCCATGGAGTGTTTCTTTGGTTCCGTATCCAGGTAATATATTAAAATTAAATGAAAGTGAAATAAATAAAATAAAAGGTAGTGACTAA